A single window of Hymenobacter sp. APR13 DNA harbors:
- a CDS encoding ATP-binding protein: MKWIIATWLVLLGFPVRAQSGYWNADVDSLQQVLAGQRADTARVRTLVHMLHVTELTEPSHRRQAAGLVAELLRLNTRTHQLPQEAPYRQLQAGLQHWLQQRPGPALAALQQAVELFDKGGQPVPLLLIDLAPVFNELHESEGRMRYFQRKLRQYKVAGGFPENEAACHLVLGGSYRHRGNFNQAISHYLRAADLFRHFNRRLYSNELMVAGSTYAEWGNTRKALQYMQMASNWNDQSRIGGLQRFYSEHAIAKLYLRQGDTAAAARYVAKATQTARHDQLNAAQYMAYALVLQSELLLARQQAAAAGPLLTRAQQIADSLQMQITGRPGEFALDATWARYYTMRQLYPQAATSWRQAYARATATRLQMLRPQYLRALIRFEAAHGTPAAARQYSLAYLALQDTLHAAQGGDLLAQYEAERVEQAQNEEITNLRHDKEVQELRLHQRSQLLAVAVAALVLISALGVVLYRQLRLNRQTLAQLRQAQSQLVAAEKWAFVGELSAGIAHELQNPLSFMKRFAEVSTSLVDNMGQQAEAPGLEQEILSGLKQNLQEISQHGLRASGIIRDMLEHARSGNGQRQPTDLNALVLEYLELARQSQAPGGQPSSIEVETALAPNLSLVSAMPPDLGRVLLNLFTNAFYAVLQRQQAGETGYRPLVHISSAQHHGSVQVRVRDNGPGIPEEIRGEVFKPFFTTKPLGEGTGLGLSLSYDIVQSHGGTLRVEPVTGQGTEFIVTLPVG; the protein is encoded by the coding sequence ATGAAATGGATTATTGCCACCTGGCTGGTGCTGCTCGGGTTTCCGGTGCGGGCGCAGTCGGGGTACTGGAATGCTGATGTTGACTCGTTGCAGCAGGTGCTGGCCGGGCAGCGCGCCGACACGGCCCGCGTCCGGACGCTGGTGCACATGCTGCACGTGACCGAGCTGACCGAGCCCAGCCACCGCCGGCAGGCCGCCGGATTGGTGGCGGAGCTGCTGCGCCTGAATACCCGCACCCATCAGCTGCCCCAGGAAGCGCCGTACCGGCAGCTACAGGCGGGCCTGCAGCACTGGCTGCAGCAGCGGCCCGGCCCGGCGCTGGCTGCCTTGCAGCAGGCCGTTGAGCTGTTCGACAAAGGCGGCCAGCCCGTGCCGCTGCTGCTGATCGACCTAGCACCCGTCTTCAACGAATTGCACGAGTCGGAAGGCCGCATGCGTTACTTCCAGCGCAAGCTGCGGCAGTACAAGGTGGCTGGCGGCTTCCCGGAAAATGAGGCCGCGTGCCATCTGGTGCTGGGCGGCTCTTACCGGCACCGCGGCAACTTCAACCAGGCCATCAGCCACTACCTGCGCGCGGCCGACCTGTTCCGGCACTTCAACCGCCGCCTCTACAGCAACGAGCTGATGGTGGCCGGCAGCACCTACGCCGAGTGGGGCAACACACGCAAAGCCCTGCAGTACATGCAAATGGCGTCGAACTGGAACGACCAGTCCCGTATCGGCGGCCTGCAGCGGTTCTACTCGGAGCATGCCATTGCCAAGCTGTACCTGCGGCAAGGCGACACCGCAGCGGCGGCCCGCTACGTGGCTAAAGCCACTCAAACGGCCCGCCACGACCAGCTGAACGCCGCCCAGTATATGGCCTACGCGCTGGTGCTGCAAAGTGAGCTGCTGCTGGCCCGGCAGCAGGCGGCGGCAGCGGGCCCCTTGCTCACCCGCGCCCAGCAGATTGCCGACTCGCTCCAGATGCAGATTACCGGCCGGCCCGGGGAGTTTGCGCTGGATGCCACCTGGGCTCGCTACTACACCATGCGCCAGCTTTACCCGCAGGCGGCCACCTCCTGGCGGCAAGCCTACGCGCGGGCCACTGCCACCCGCCTGCAGATGCTACGCCCTCAGTATCTGCGGGCGCTGATCCGCTTTGAGGCGGCGCACGGCACGCCCGCCGCCGCGCGGCAGTACAGCCTAGCCTACCTGGCCCTGCAGGACACGCTCCACGCTGCCCAGGGCGGCGACCTGCTGGCCCAGTATGAGGCCGAACGGGTGGAGCAGGCTCAGAACGAAGAAATTACCAACCTGCGCCACGACAAGGAGGTGCAGGAGCTTCGGCTGCACCAGCGCAGCCAGCTGCTCGCCGTGGCCGTGGCCGCTTTGGTGCTGATTTCGGCACTGGGAGTAGTTCTATACCGGCAGCTGCGCCTCAACCGGCAGACCCTGGCCCAACTGCGCCAGGCCCAAAGCCAGTTGGTAGCTGCCGAGAAGTGGGCGTTTGTGGGGGAGCTGTCGGCGGGCATCGCGCACGAGCTGCAGAACCCGCTCAGCTTCATGAAACGATTTGCGGAGGTGAGCACCTCTTTGGTCGACAACATGGGCCAGCAGGCCGAGGCGCCCGGCCTGGAGCAGGAGATTCTGAGTGGGCTCAAGCAGAATCTGCAGGAAATCAGCCAGCACGGGCTGCGGGCTTCGGGCATCATCCGCGACATGCTGGAGCACGCCCGCAGCGGCAACGGCCAGCGCCAGCCCACCGACCTCAACGCCTTGGTGCTGGAGTATCTGGAGCTGGCCCGCCAAAGCCAGGCGCCCGGGGGCCAGCCCTCCAGCATAGAGGTCGAAACCGCGCTGGCCCCCAATCTGTCCCTTGTTTCCGCCATGCCTCCCGACCTGGGCCGCGTGCTGCTGAACCTGTTCACCAATGCCTTCTACGCGGTGCTACAGCGCCAGCAGGCCGGCGAAACCGGCTACCGGCCGCTGGTGCACATCAGCAGCGCGCAGCACCACGGCTCGGTGCAGGTGCGCGTGCGCGACAACGGCCCCGGCATCCCGGAGGAAATCCGCGGTGAGGTGTTCAAGCCCTTCTTCACCACCAAGCCTTTGGGCGAAGGCACCGGCCTGGGCCTCTCCCTGTCCTACGACATCGTGCAGAGCCACGGCGGTACGCTGCGGGTGGAGCCGGTGACCGGACAGGGCACCGAGTTTATCGTGACGCTGCCCGTGGGCTGA
- a CDS encoding ATP-dependent RecD-like DNA helicase has translation MLSVRTPSVRDYFPYEPTQDQAKLFQKLDVFLKDDLPGRKAFVLRGYAGTGKTTVVSALVQWLHKLGRKYVLMAPTGRAAKVMSGYAGVPASTIHKKIYRQTSGTPSQSLSFQRQPNRAQDTLFIVDEASMISDEKSFGETGLLDDLLNYVFEKPSNRLLLIGDTAQLPPVGQLLSPALDPDLLRHRFRATVDGVELRQVMRQAEQSGILMNATVLREELREEKPNIQFHTRGYPDLFQMGGDKLEDGLRWAYKNFGHENTTIICRSNKNANQYNQMIRRVLFEAEDEIESGDYLMVVRNNYFWLPKDSEMGFLANGDFVQVVKIIRLTEEFGFRFADARVRLVDYPDEPDMEIKLLLDTLHTESPALPADRSKELYEAVGKDYDHLTTKKDKSAALRKDPFLNALQVKFAYALTCHKAQGGQWQAVFVDHGFLKEDMVNSEFARWLYTAVTRASEKLFLLNFNPKLLGDKVEE, from the coding sequence ATGCTCTCCGTAAGAACCCCTTCCGTCCGCGACTATTTCCCCTACGAACCCACGCAGGACCAGGCCAAGCTGTTTCAGAAGCTGGATGTGTTTCTGAAGGATGACCTGCCGGGGCGCAAGGCGTTTGTGCTGCGCGGCTACGCCGGTACCGGCAAAACCACCGTGGTGAGTGCCCTGGTGCAGTGGCTGCACAAGCTGGGCCGCAAATACGTGCTGATGGCCCCCACCGGCCGCGCCGCCAAGGTGATGAGCGGCTACGCGGGCGTGCCGGCCAGCACCATCCACAAGAAAATCTACCGCCAGACCAGCGGCACGCCCAGCCAGAGCCTGTCGTTCCAGCGCCAGCCCAACCGCGCCCAGGATACGCTGTTCATCGTGGATGAGGCCTCGATGATTTCCGACGAGAAATCGTTCGGCGAAACCGGCCTGCTCGACGACCTGCTCAACTACGTGTTCGAGAAGCCCTCCAACCGCCTGCTGCTCATCGGCGACACGGCTCAGTTGCCGCCCGTGGGCCAGCTGCTCAGCCCCGCCCTCGACCCCGACCTGCTGCGCCATCGTTTCCGCGCCACCGTGGATGGGGTGGAGCTGCGCCAGGTGATGCGCCAGGCCGAGCAGTCGGGCATTCTGATGAACGCCACCGTGCTGCGCGAAGAGCTGCGCGAGGAAAAGCCCAACATCCAGTTCCACACCCGCGGCTATCCCGACCTGTTTCAGATGGGCGGCGACAAGCTGGAAGACGGCCTGCGCTGGGCCTACAAGAACTTCGGGCACGAAAACACCACCATCATCTGCCGCTCCAACAAGAACGCCAACCAGTACAACCAGATGATTCGGCGGGTGCTGTTTGAGGCCGAGGATGAAATTGAGAGCGGCGACTACCTGATGGTGGTGCGCAACAACTACTTCTGGCTGCCCAAAGACTCGGAAATGGGCTTCCTGGCCAACGGCGACTTCGTACAGGTGGTGAAAATCATCCGCCTCACCGAGGAGTTCGGCTTCCGCTTTGCCGATGCCCGCGTGCGCCTCGTGGACTACCCCGACGAGCCGGATATGGAAATCAAGCTGCTCCTGGACACGCTGCACACCGAAAGCCCCGCCCTGCCCGCCGACCGCAGCAAGGAGCTCTACGAGGCCGTAGGCAAGGATTACGACCACCTCACCACCAAAAAAGACAAGTCGGCCGCGCTGCGCAAAGACCCGTTTCTGAACGCGCTGCAGGTGAAGTTTGCCTATGCCCTCACCTGCCACAAGGCGCAGGGCGGCCAGTGGCAGGCCGTGTTCGTCGACCACGGCTTTTTGAAAGAGGATATGGTGAACTCGGAGTTTGCGCGCTGGCTCTATACGGCCGTCACGCGGGCCTCAGAAAAATTGTTTCTGCTCAACTTCAATCCTAAGTTGCTGGGCGACAAGGTAGAAGAGTAA
- a CDS encoding DUF1573 domain-containing protein encodes MKKALVLALSLVCAGFAAQAQSASVKPANAQTKVAGPQIQFDEMKYDFGSAKQGEVVKHVFKFKNVGTQPLVISNIGVSCGCTTPEWTKEPVMPGKTGTITANFNTAGKMGIQNKVLTIESNSANGNAMVSVVGEVKEATAMASDKVESAELSDKAKMKSDDNKLKVKAKKS; translated from the coding sequence ATGAAAAAAGCACTTGTACTGGCGCTGTCGCTGGTTTGCGCTGGCTTTGCCGCCCAGGCCCAATCGGCTTCCGTGAAGCCTGCCAACGCGCAGACCAAAGTGGCCGGCCCGCAAATTCAGTTCGACGAAATGAAGTACGACTTCGGCAGCGCCAAGCAAGGTGAGGTGGTGAAGCACGTCTTCAAATTTAAAAACGTAGGCACCCAGCCGCTGGTGATTTCCAACATCGGCGTGAGCTGCGGCTGCACCACCCCGGAGTGGACCAAGGAGCCCGTGATGCCTGGCAAAACCGGCACCATCACCGCCAACTTCAACACGGCCGGCAAAATGGGCATCCAGAACAAGGTGCTGACCATCGAGTCGAACTCGGCCAACGGCAACGCCATGGTGTCAGTGGTAGGCGAGGTGAAAGAAGCCACGGCCATGGCCAGCGACAAAGTGGAGTCGGCGGAGCTGAGCGACAAAGCCAAGATGAAATCCGATGACAACAAGCTGAAAGTGAAAGCCAAGAAGTCGTAA
- a CDS encoding DUF423 domain-containing protein has product MTAKLILQIAALLGGLGVAIGAFGAHGLRAMLEASGRFDTFETAVRYQFYHTLALLAVGVLLHARPELRLLGTAAWLWTGGVIVFSGSLYLLCFTGITKLGAVAPIGGLLLIAGWIALLLAARQA; this is encoded by the coding sequence ATGACTGCCAAACTTATTCTGCAAATCGCGGCCCTGCTGGGCGGGCTGGGCGTTGCCATCGGCGCGTTCGGGGCGCACGGCCTGCGGGCCATGCTGGAGGCGTCCGGCCGCTTCGACACGTTTGAAACCGCCGTGCGCTACCAGTTCTACCACACGCTGGCCCTGCTGGCCGTGGGCGTGCTCCTGCACGCCCGCCCCGAGCTGCGGCTGCTGGGCACCGCCGCCTGGCTCTGGACCGGCGGCGTCATCGTGTTCAGCGGCTCGCTGTACCTGCTGTGCTTCACGGGCATCACCAAGCTAGGCGCCGTGGCTCCCATTGGCGGCCTGCTGCTGATTGCGGGTTGGATTGCGCTGCTGCTGGCCGCCCGGCAGGCCTAG
- a CDS encoding YggS family pyridoxal phosphate-dependent enzyme, translating to MIQENLHFFQQQLAGTNCRLVTVTKTHAVDKLQQAYDAGARLFGENKVQEMAAKQPELPADIEWHLIGHLQTNKVKYIAPFVHTIQSVDSLKLLLEMEKQAAKHNRVIRGLLQFHIAAEDTKTGLTLPEAEEILQSEEFRALRHVRLTGVMAIATNTPDEAQLRQEFQLLRGYFEQLKTRYFASDDEFREISMGMSSDYRLAIEEGSTLIRVGSAIFGSRM from the coding sequence GTGATTCAGGAAAACCTCCACTTCTTTCAGCAGCAGCTGGCCGGCACCAACTGCCGCCTCGTCACGGTCACGAAAACTCACGCCGTGGACAAGCTGCAGCAGGCCTACGACGCCGGCGCCCGCCTGTTTGGCGAAAACAAGGTGCAGGAAATGGCCGCCAAGCAGCCCGAGCTGCCCGCCGACATCGAGTGGCACCTCATCGGGCACCTGCAAACCAACAAGGTGAAATACATTGCTCCGTTCGTGCACACCATTCAGAGCGTGGATAGCCTGAAGCTGCTGCTGGAAATGGAGAAGCAGGCCGCCAAGCACAACCGCGTCATTCGGGGGCTGCTGCAGTTTCATATTGCCGCCGAAGACACCAAAACCGGCCTCACCCTGCCCGAGGCCGAGGAAATCCTGCAGTCGGAGGAGTTCCGGGCGCTGCGCCACGTGCGCCTCACCGGCGTGATGGCCATTGCCACCAACACCCCCGACGAAGCCCAATTGCGCCAGGAATTCCAGTTGCTGCGCGGCTACTTCGAGCAGCTCAAAACCCGCTACTTCGCCTCCGACGACGAGTTTCGCGAGATTTCCATGGGCATGAGCTCCGACTACCGCCTGGCCATCGAAGAAGGCAGCACGCTCATTCGGGTAGGCAGCGCTATTTTTGGATCAAGGATGTAG
- a CDS encoding VWA domain-containing protein: MQQLWQQLFGPIVDSLRYATLASYAWEQPRLLLLIAAIPLLFVGRWLLAYRRRSKLGVAFVKGEVRRDWSAVLRFLPDVVLALSLAFAVVALARPQRTDERVVQNGEGIDVLLVLDVSGSMELGDLKPNRLEAAKRVALEFVDGRQGDRLGLVVFAGDAYSLAPLTTDYELLRESLSGLRLGMIPNDGTAIGTALGVATNRLRTSRSRTRVCILLSDGENTAGSLDPLTAARLAHAYGLKIYTIGLGQDGTVPFGRDELGRPRYVETRLDETTMRQIAQAGEGQFFRATDNAALRQIFQRINQYEKSEIKQTRFRNTKDYYRLYLWWAVGFWLLWLGLKNTFLANSLED, from the coding sequence GTGCAGCAACTCTGGCAACAGCTTTTTGGGCCGATAGTGGATAGCCTGCGCTATGCCACGCTGGCCAGCTATGCCTGGGAGCAGCCGCGCTTGTTGCTGCTGATTGCGGCTATTCCGCTGCTGTTTGTGGGGCGGTGGCTGCTGGCGTACCGGCGGCGCAGCAAGCTGGGCGTGGCCTTCGTGAAGGGCGAGGTCCGCCGCGACTGGAGCGCTGTGCTGCGCTTTCTGCCCGATGTAGTGCTGGCCCTGAGTCTGGCGTTTGCGGTGGTGGCCCTGGCCCGCCCCCAGCGCACCGACGAGCGGGTGGTGCAGAACGGCGAAGGCATCGACGTGCTGCTGGTGCTCGACGTGTCGGGCTCGATGGAGCTCGGCGACCTGAAGCCCAACCGCCTGGAAGCCGCCAAGCGCGTAGCGCTGGAGTTTGTGGACGGCCGCCAGGGCGACCGGCTGGGGCTGGTGGTGTTTGCCGGCGACGCATACTCGCTGGCGCCCCTCACCACCGACTACGAGCTGCTGCGCGAAAGCCTGAGCGGCCTGCGGCTGGGCATGATTCCCAACGACGGCACGGCCATCGGCACGGCGCTGGGCGTGGCCACCAACCGCTTGCGCACCTCCCGCAGTCGCACCCGCGTGTGCATTCTGCTCTCCGACGGCGAAAACACGGCCGGCAGCCTCGACCCGCTCACGGCCGCCCGGCTGGCCCACGCCTACGGCCTCAAAATCTACACCATCGGCCTCGGCCAGGACGGCACCGTGCCCTTCGGCCGCGACGAGCTGGGCCGCCCCCGCTACGTGGAAACCCGCCTCGACGAAACCACCATGCGCCAGATTGCGCAGGCCGGCGAGGGCCAGTTTTTCCGGGCCACCGACAACGCCGCGCTCCGCCAGATTTTCCAGCGCATCAACCAGTACGAGAAGTCGGAAATCAAGCAGACCCGCTTCCGCAACACCAAGGACTACTACCGCCTCTATCTGTGGTGGGCCGTGGGGTTCTGGCTGCTATGGCTGGGCCTCAAAAACACGTTCCTGGCTAACTCGCTGGAAGACTAA